The following are encoded together in the Xanthomonas sacchari genome:
- the mutS gene encoding DNA mismatch repair protein MutS, with protein MQNREKTQAPGSAAEHTPLMKQFFAAKSEYPDLLLFFRMGDFYELFYDDARKAARLLDITLTQRGSSGGAPIPMAGVPVHAYEGYLARLVALGESVAICEQIGDPALAKGLVERKVVRIVTPGTVTDEALLDERRDTLLMAIARNKHGYGLAWADLAGGRFLVNEVDSEDALEAELARLEPAELLVPDEDQWPEFLRERRGVRRRPPWLFDADSGRRQLLAFFQLHDLSGFGIDDKPRATAAAGALLGYVEETQKQRLPHLTAIAMETAGEAIAMNAATRRHLELDTRVDGDTRNTLLGVLDSTVTPMGGRLLRRWLHRPLRLREVLVQRHHAVGTLIDRGADADLREAFRALGDVERILTRVALRSARPRDFSTLRDGLGLLPKVRAILAPLDSPRLAALAAELGQHDEIAHLLAAAIAEQPPLKLSDGGVIAADYDAELDELRRLSTNADQFLIDLEARERANSGIATLKVGYNRVHGYYIEISKGQADKAPVHYSRRQTLTNAERYITEELKNFEDKVLSARERALSREKLLYEGLLDTLGERLEPLKRAAAALSELDVLAGFAERAQALDWTQPELETGACLRIERGRHPVVEAVREQPFEPNDLDLHPDRRMLVITGPNMGGKSTYMRQNALIVLLAHIGSYVPARRAVIGPIDRILTRIGAGDDLARGQSTFMVEMAETSYILHHATAQSLVLMDEIGRGTSTYDGLALADAVARHLAHHNRCYTLFATHYFELTALADESVEGGPSGIANVHLDAVEHGDRLVFMHAVKDGPANRSFGLQVAALAGMPRTTVAQARRRLAELEQRGGESHASQMAPQALDAPQQFGLFAATPSAAQEALAALDPDELTPKQALEALYRLKSLL; from the coding sequence ATGCAGAATCGAGAAAAAACCCAAGCTCCTGGAAGCGCAGCGGAGCACACCCCGCTGATGAAACAGTTCTTCGCCGCAAAGTCCGAGTACCCGGACCTGCTGCTGTTCTTCCGCATGGGCGATTTCTACGAACTGTTCTACGACGACGCGCGCAAGGCCGCGCGGCTGCTGGACATCACCCTGACCCAGCGCGGCAGTTCCGGCGGTGCACCGATTCCGATGGCCGGGGTGCCGGTGCATGCCTACGAGGGCTATCTGGCGCGGCTGGTGGCGTTGGGCGAGTCGGTGGCGATCTGCGAGCAGATCGGCGATCCGGCGCTGGCTAAGGGCCTGGTCGAGCGCAAGGTGGTGCGCATCGTCACCCCCGGCACGGTGACCGACGAGGCCCTGCTGGACGAGCGCCGCGACACCCTGCTGATGGCGATCGCACGCAACAAGCACGGCTACGGCCTGGCCTGGGCCGACCTGGCCGGCGGCCGCTTCCTGGTCAACGAGGTCGACAGCGAGGACGCGCTGGAAGCGGAACTGGCGCGGCTGGAGCCGGCCGAACTGCTGGTGCCCGACGAGGACCAGTGGCCGGAATTCCTGCGCGAGCGCCGCGGCGTGCGCCGCCGGCCGCCGTGGCTGTTCGATGCCGACAGCGGCCGTCGCCAGTTGCTGGCGTTCTTCCAGTTGCACGATCTGAGCGGCTTCGGCATCGACGACAAGCCACGCGCCACCGCCGCCGCCGGTGCCCTGCTCGGCTACGTGGAGGAAACCCAGAAACAGCGCCTGCCGCACCTGACCGCGATCGCGATGGAGACCGCCGGCGAGGCGATCGCGATGAACGCGGCCACGCGACGCCACCTGGAACTGGACACGCGCGTGGACGGCGACACCCGCAACACCCTGCTCGGCGTGCTCGACAGCACGGTCACGCCGATGGGCGGGCGCCTGCTGCGGCGTTGGCTGCACCGTCCGCTGCGCCTGCGCGAGGTGCTGGTGCAGCGCCACCACGCGGTTGGCACGCTGATCGACCGCGGCGCCGACGCCGACCTGCGCGAGGCATTCCGCGCGCTTGGCGACGTCGAGCGCATCCTCACCCGCGTCGCGCTGCGTTCGGCGCGCCCGCGCGACTTCTCCACCCTGCGCGACGGCCTGGGCCTGCTGCCGAAGGTGCGCGCGATCCTCGCCCCGCTGGATTCGCCGCGGCTGGCAGCGTTGGCGGCGGAACTGGGCCAGCACGACGAGATCGCGCACCTGCTGGCGGCGGCGATCGCCGAACAGCCGCCGCTCAAGCTCAGCGACGGCGGCGTCATCGCCGCCGACTACGACGCCGAACTGGACGAGCTGCGCCGGCTCAGCACCAACGCCGACCAGTTCCTGATCGACCTGGAAGCGCGCGAACGCGCCAACAGCGGCATCGCCACGCTGAAGGTCGGCTACAACCGCGTGCATGGCTACTACATCGAGATCAGCAAGGGCCAGGCCGACAAGGCACCGGTGCACTACAGCCGGCGCCAGACCCTGACCAACGCCGAGCGCTACATCACCGAGGAACTGAAGAACTTCGAGGACAAGGTGCTGTCGGCGCGCGAGCGCGCGCTGTCGCGCGAGAAACTGCTCTACGAAGGGTTGCTGGATACATTGGGCGAGCGCCTGGAGCCGCTCAAGCGCGCCGCCGCCGCGCTCAGCGAGCTGGACGTGCTGGCCGGCTTCGCCGAACGCGCACAGGCGCTGGACTGGACCCAGCCGGAACTCGAGACCGGCGCCTGCCTGCGCATCGAACGCGGCCGCCACCCGGTGGTGGAAGCGGTGCGCGAGCAGCCGTTCGAACCCAACGACCTGGACCTGCACCCGGATCGACGCATGCTGGTGATCACCGGCCCGAACATGGGCGGTAAATCGACCTACATGCGCCAGAACGCGCTGATCGTGCTGCTCGCGCACATCGGCAGCTACGTGCCGGCGCGGCGCGCGGTGATCGGCCCGATCGACCGCATCCTCACCCGCATCGGCGCCGGCGACGACCTGGCGCGCGGCCAGTCCACCTTCATGGTCGAGATGGCCGAGACCAGCTACATCCTGCATCACGCCACCGCGCAGTCGCTGGTGCTGATGGACGAGATCGGCCGCGGCACCTCCACCTACGATGGTCTGGCCCTGGCCGACGCGGTGGCGCGTCACCTCGCCCACCACAACCGCTGCTACACGCTGTTCGCCACGCACTATTTCGAACTGACCGCGCTGGCCGACGAATCGGTCGAGGGCGGCCCCAGCGGCATCGCCAACGTGCACCTGGACGCGGTCGAACACGGCGACCGCCTGGTGTTCATGCATGCGGTCAAGGACGGCCCGGCCAACCGCAGCTTCGGCCTGCAGGTGGCGGCGCTGGCCGGCATGCCCCGGACCACCGTGGCGCAGGCGCGGCGACGCCTGGCGGAACTGGAACAACGCGGCGGCGAGAGCCACGCCTCGCAGATGGCGCCACAGGCGCTGGACGCACCGCAGCAGTTCGGCCTGTTCGCGGCCACGCCGTCCGCCGCGCAGGAAGCGCTGGCCGCACTGGATCCGGACGAACTCACGCCCAAGCAGGCGCTGGAAGCACTGTACCGGCTCAAGTCGCTGCTGTAG